The genomic window atagaaagaaaagggagatggTGAGAAGGAAAGAGGCTGAGGGTGCTTTTGATGCAAAAAGGTCACGGAATGCCAACTGTGACATATTTTTTAGTTGGCCAGTGAGAGTCTCATAAAATTAGCAATTGGTATGGGAAATGGTGTCCCCACACTCACCTTTCTCATTCCTGTCCTCAACGTGTTTTCTAGGCAGGATGAATAAGAGATGGATGGGCTTGGGAATGCGAAGCCATGGGCTCAACTCAATGCTGTCAGGACCTTCCAGGCAGGCAAAGATCAGTGGGGAGGCCATgcctagcactgtgcctggcacagcacATGTGCTCAGGAAATGCCAGCTGAATTAATGaggggatgaatgaatgaatgcttgaACCACACGGTGGACAGCCTATGTCCCACCCTTGAAGCCCAGCAGCCCAAGGCAGTGCCTGTCTTACCCAGCACGAGGAGCTCACAGAGGTTTTAAAGGCCTCTGCTGCATCAGTGGGCAAGAAGCCATGCATCTTGGTGGTGCAGCCACTTGCTCCCAGTATCTAGACTCTGCCACCCTGTGTGGATGAACTTTACTCACACACTATTGGTTGATGAAAGGAGTGAAATTATTTGGCAATTTTATTCTAGTTGATAAAGGGAAGTTTGAGCTAGACCTAAAAACCAAATATAAGTTTGCGCTAGGACAGAATTCAAAGCCGTGTAGTCATTCCAGGCACCCCGAGGCTTCCAGCTGGCCCTGCACACGCACTTGGCCActcctccggcggcggctcgcagCAGCTCAGGTGCACCACGCAGGATCATGTCTCATTGCCCCCAGTTAAGTCATAAAGTCTCTCCTTTGTGACCGTGGAAAGACAATTCACTTTTGACATTTTGGAGGGCATACTCAAATGAGGAGTACAGGGGTTGGCATCTTAGAAAAGCAACTGAAAAACACAAgaatctcaaaaaagcaaaactgaaTATCTGTTTACTGAGCTGACCCTACACGCCTTGCTTTGTTTGCCAACATCCTTGCTTTTCCtctgaaaaattcattttttattttttctcaagtgGCTTCAAAACCAATACACATTGTACTTCTGAGGCTAAtggtttaataaaatatataacacaaGAGAATTACAgcccttaaaaacaaaataaatctcagaGATCATTTTGTCCTATTGTCTTGCCAGGAGGCGAACAAGGAGACCTCAGCTCCCTATGTGGGCAATGCTGGGTGTGGGCAAGGAATGCCTGACTCTCCAAGCTGCTCCTGTTGTCATTCTGTATCCATTTCATCTTCACGACAGGTGCTTTGCCAGTGCCAATTTTTACAGTGACCATatgcaaaacttaaaaaaattaaaaataagaatgctttACTTTCATTGCTCTGGGGGTGGCAAAGGTTGGTTTTAGACATGTGATATTTAAAATCCTGCAAACAGCAGTCATGTTTCTAGTTTAGTGAGGGCTGCAAGGTAAAGAAGATGCCCCAGCTGGATCCCAGGCTGGAATATGTATTTTCACCCAGGCACTGGAGCCTGCTAAAGCAGAGACAAGCCCTGTTCCAAGGTCATGTGGATATATGGGAGCTGTAATAGCATGTTAAGGAAAAGGAGACAGTAACTAAATCCAATGCAGACTAAGCCAAATGCAGCTTAAAAACTGTTGGGTGTGCTTATGTATGTTACAGAATATGTAAGAGGAAAAATAGAAGTTCAGAAGGAAATATTAATACATCAAAATTTGCTGATGGTCAGTTACAGGcacttttacttatttctttaatgtttatgtattttacaatttttctgcAATGAATACATATGACTTATAAAGGTAGAAAGTTATCTAATGAAAATAGCCTTCTTTCCAGAATAAGCCTGCTGCAAGTGCTCCAGCACCCAGAAGTTCATGGCAGCAACGTGTTGGTCCTGAAACCAGATGGCTGGTCCAAAACCCACTATTTCACTTGGAGTTCTGTGGTCTGAGACAAATGTCTTCATTAGCTTTTAAGTATTATTGTCATTAACATTCATTCAGTGCTTTCTagatgccaggcattgtgcttgtCTTTATGGGTCACCCCAACACATATGTAGTGATAATTACCATGCACTAAGGGCTTATATGTGCATTATCACATAGGGTTGTTAGAAGTACTAAATGCAATTATGTGTTTATAAACACTGGACATTTTATTATCTGCCCTCTGAGTTAGTTCATGTTAATAGCATTAAACACCtgttcatcaaaaaaaaaaaaaaagaaaaagtttagcaTAACTTTTGGGCATGGCACTGTGTCCCATCATGCATTTTTTCTCCTAGCCCTTTGGGGCTCCAACAGGTGGCCTCATAGCAAGCTCTAATCAAAAAGCCAAGGGCTTACAACCTCATGTTCTACAAGTGTCGCCTGGCCAACAGGAGGGTCTGCCTACCTGCTCTGTGCAATGTTCTGCTGAATTTACTCATTTAAGGGTCCATTTTAAAGTAATCAAGTCCACTTTGTGTTTACAATAGCATGTTCTGGTCATTTTGCCAGAACACAGACTGGTAGACAGGCCCACCCCAAGACTACCTCAATAAGAAAACCTTAAGATTTCAAGCAGCAAATAGGTAAAATAGTAATGAAAATTGGGCACAAATACAACTGACTTTTTTATCTAGGCTTCTGTCCCATTGAGGAGTAGATGTTTTTAGGAGCTGATAAATGGAAAACAAGGACGCTTTCATTACAAGAAGAGTAATTCAGTACAGTTTTCCTGTTGCCTCAAGAATGCTCCTGTAATTTGGAGAGAATTTTAGGACGTGGCACTCAATGAGGTAAGTCAGCCACCCTAAGGACTGAAGACAGCACATCATGCCTCCTTTGCCCAGAAGGCTCAGCCTGCTTGGCAGCCTAGCTGACAGCACAAGGGTCCCACATGTATTTCCCCTGCTGAAAGCAGCTAGTTAGACACAGAATGAACTCAAGGCATATTGGTCTCATAAAAAAGATTGATTTGATCAGGACATTTCCCACTAGTTCCTTCTTAAAGAAAGTcttggcttaaaatatttaattttttttttcctatgagtcTTTAAACAGAATTGTGAATAGCAGCAATCCTCGTAACTCTGATGTGGGCAGAGAACACTGAAAATAGTAGATAGCAGATGCCAGGCCCCCTCAGAATTGCTCATGCCTATTTATATAGATGCTGCCTTCCAATTTTTTCTCAGATCTTCCAAGTTCTATCATAGCCATGACAAAGTAATGACTCATACTTAAATGCAGTCATCAATGTCATATTTGGTATTAGTACCTTTGTAGCATTGCTTTGTGTCAGAGCATTTAAGAGGAAAAAGTCCCGAAGAGCAGGAGCAGGCTGCCACCGTCCTCAGGGACCACAAAAGGCAGGGCCTGCAGAAGGCAATGCTCATTGTGCAGGAAAGCCTGAGGCCTCCTGCAAGCTGTTCAGATAAGCAGCTgtaggagggagggggaggagggccgaggagggggaggggaggcggaggtcacTGTTATCGCCTTGGAAGGCAAGACTTCAGCTGCTGCACTGTCTTATCGCAAGTATGCTCCTGTTTTGCAAGTTTAAAATCTTCCTAAAAGGAGAAAAGTAGGAGCCAGGCTCAAGTTCTACCCTAGCACTGGGCAGCATGCCCTCCCTCTGCCAGAGCGGAGGAGCCTGTCATTCTTGCCCGACAGGAAGACGGAACAGGTGCCATCAGTTCCACGGAGTTCCAGCAATCCTCTGAAACCCTGCACACCACCTCCCCCTACACAAAGATCCCCTACCCTCAATAAAGAGCATAAGTTTGTTTCAAAAAGTTTATTGTAAAATTCAAAGCTTCAACAGCAGCATCCTTTAGAAAACGAAGCATTGCCCGGATCCGTTTTGAAAAAGCAGCGCAGTCGGCTAAGTCCTTCACGCTCCTGCAGCTGTACCAAGTCCAGGGCGCCGCTCCTTCCTGCCGAGAGCAGGCTGCTGAGTCACGCCTGCCCGGCCAGTCTGTCCCTCCTGGCCCTGAGGCCGACGTCCTAGCCTAGGCTTTCCTGGGCGAGCAGCCGCTCCAGACACTTGCAGAGTCCTCAGCTCTGGCCAGCCTGGCCGTGCCGCCACCGGGCCCCTCCTCGGGAGGCCGCGCCTCCTCGCTCTCCAGGCGCCCCCCCCGCCTGCCAGTCTCCACGCCGCACTCGGGCACCCTCGGAGGGCCCCTCCACAGAGCCAGCCGCGCTCTAGGCGCCCCGGGGCGTCACCACGTCGATCAGACCAAGGTCCCCGCCGGGTTGTCACTCGGGGAGGGTGATGCTGGGCACCCAGTCGTTAACGCTGCGGCTCTCCTCGCAAAATAGGCTGAGCTTCTCCAAGGCGGGATCCTTCCAGGCGTCCTCGTTGGGGTTCTGCGGAGAGAGAGCAGGGTCAGCCTGGCTGGCCGCGGGCCGAGGCGGGAACCACACCGGGGCGGGGACAGGACAGGACTGTACTCACCGAAATGAGGATGCAGTGCAGGTCGCCCGGCGCACCCGCCTCCTCGCCGGCGCCCACGATAGCCGCCAGCCGCTGCACATCGCCCACGCGCACTATGTCGATGTCGTTCTCGCAGCAGAAAGCCTGGATCAGCGTAAAATGGATCTGCAGCGCGATGTCGCCCTCGTCCTCCTCATCCGCAGCCAGCACACAGAAGGTCACATTGTCGGGGTCCCTGCGAGGGCAAGGCGGGGACCTAGGTCAGAACCGGCGACCGAGTTCTCCCGCCGCCAACCCTCCCATCCGCCAGTCTCGCCATTCACCCCCGcccctgtctcccagcctgggccGCGTCTACACTTACACGTTCAGGACTTTGGCTGACTCGTAGACGCCGGCAGTGAGGCAGCCCTGACGCTGCGCCGACAGCAGCAACTCGTGCAGCGCTTTCCCGGCACCCTGCATCCTGCGGAGGAGCCAGCGCAATGAGCGGGAGTCGGCCAGCGGGCGCAGCGGAGCCCCCAGCCCCGGCCACCCGCACGCACCCTTGGCTCCCCAACTCCAACCACACTCCAATCCCGGCTCAGCGCCTGCACCCCGGCTCTCCAACCCGGATCTGGCGCCCGCACCCCCGCGCTCTGCTCCTACCCCGCTGATTCCCACCCTGGAGAACCCTGACGGTCGCCGACCGACCAGCGGCTTTCTCAGCGCCCTGAAACCCACCTGGCTGTGCTTTCCGGAACTGTGTCCTGGCCGCGGACTTCTTCCAGAGTCATAGTGCGATCAACCAGCAGCAAGTTATCCACAAGCGGAGAGCGCGGAGCGGACGCGGCCGAACACACTGAGAGCCAGAGCTCAGCACGGCGCGCCCACCACCAGCGAGTGCGCCCCGGCTACGCTGCGCGCCCTTATATAGGCTGGTGGGTGCGGCGCCGCCAGCTGGCGCGAGGCTGCGCGCCTATTGGCCGGCACCCGCTTTCTGATGTAAATGAGGCGGCGAGCCAGCGGCTCGTGCCAGAAGGCCACGTGGGGAGGGGTGCGGGGGATGACAATGCCTCAAATCTGCCGCTTTTGTTGGGGTGTTACCAGGCAGACTGGAGCCTGCAGATTTCATctcgcctggcttttttttttttttttgaagtccttaaaaggaaaaagtaaaaaaaaaaaaaaaaaaacccaacccacAAAAACCTTGTTTGCTAATATGATGCTGCAATTTGCGAAAAGCACCTTTATAGAAGCAAAaggaattattttgcattttctattgctgcctttctatttgtttcttttctttaatttgaaGTTTATGAGACTGTTGCATTGGAGCCGGAAATGAAGGTAAAAACAGGTAGCGCCAGTTAGAGGCTTGCAAAAGGCAGTGGGCACAGCCCCCTGCAGCTGACCACTAGCGTCCCGAGGGCGCTGGTGATGCCTGCCAGGCATACTCAATGTGTACATTGAGCCGTCTCTGGAAGATCCTACCCCACCTCCCCGCCCTTGGCCGAGCGCGGCGGGGCGCCGGAGAGGGGGGCGGGCGGGGGCGAGCAGATTGCGGCCGGCGCACGCCGCTCGTTTGCATTTCTATGGAGGGCGCACAATAGCAGAGGTCTGGCGTGTGGCGGTTTGCAGTAGGGACAATCGAGGCTTTCTCTTCATAGCAACACTGTCCACCTGCCGCCGGGTGGGGTGGGCAGGCCCCCGCCGCGCGTGGGGGTGGCCGGGCTGCCTGGCGCGTGGGATCGAGGCTGAGTGCCACTCCGTGGTCCCTGAGTGCGCGCCCCCAGTACTGGCCCTGCTACATGTAATTCCCTTCCATCCGTTCCTCGCAAGGGTGCCGAGCAGCCGCGCGAGTTGGGAAGGACGGAGAGCTGCTGTGCAGTCTTCGCGGCTGGACGCCTTCTGGCCAGGACCCCGCGGCTGCAGCCCCTGGAGCTTAGGGAATGCAGCTCGGAATCTCTTTCCCGGGGCGCCATCTACAGGCAGGTTAAAAAGATTCTGAACCCCTTttgtcctcccctcccctcaacgCACACACCCTTGCATTGGCCTGGCGCGGGGGAAGGGCGGTGGAGGGGGACGGCCACGGAGCTGCCCGGCCGGGGCCAGTGAGCCCTGTCCAAGCTGCGCATAAATAGAACCCGAGTAAGGGCTACAAAACGCATTCAGGTGGGGCTGCAGTTACCCTGGGGAGTAGAGGGCAAAAGGAGATTCCCATCCAGTACTGATAGAGTAAGAGCCCCTACGTCTTATGccatgttgaaatattttaattacttaaatGTGCATATGTAAAAAGCCTTTTTTCCGGCAATAGAATAAGTCTGGAAGAGATCTTGGGAGAGTTTAACAGGCTAGAGGTTGCTGCCATTTGACCATACACGCTGGCACTTTCAAAGGATTCACCCACTGAGCACCTTCCGTGCTAAGTGGAAAGGCGCGCTGGGGGACACCTCATTGCTTCCTTTTTTTGGGTGAGGCCTTGGAGACTGGCCCGGACAGTGGCGGGCCGGGTGGATTGGATGGAAACCCGGGCCCTGCCGCAAGACTGGGGCGATAATAGGAAAGTCAACAACGCCGTGGCTTTGTTCCTTTCATTCAGGCTTTCTTCAGGTGGGTGGTGAATGTACAAGGTACTTCTGAATTTGTTATGGGGAAGTTTTCACTCTGCGCTTACAGGCAGGCACTTCTGCCAGAGTGAGACGCTGGCGTCTTTCGCCCCCCAGCGGCTTCCTGGCAGAGGAGAGCTGCAAAAGCCCGGCCCTTCCTGGATTCTAAGAATGAAGAGCTTGCTCTCGTAGCATTTCTGAACTCCAGAGCTGTCTCTTAAGgacggggggaggggggagagggaagCGGGGCCAGGCGGCATTATGCCCCGTTTGTTcgctagtttcttttctttcttgatgtaTAAAATGATGATATGCCTTGATTGGATAAAATACGTTAATTGTAAGTGATTGGAACATAGGTATTActcttttaaaactattaaacttttcttttcttttctttttttgagacggagtctcgctctgttgcccaggctggagtgcggtggcacgatctcggctcactgcaacctccgcctcccaggttcaagcgatccttctgcctcagcctcccgagtaggtgggactacaggtgcgccaccacgccgggctaatttttgtatttttagtagagacggagtttcaccatgttggccaggctggtctcaaactcctgatctcgtgatccacccacctcagcctcccaaagtgctgggattacaggcatgagcaaccgcacccggcctactattaaacatttcttaaaatgtattagTTCCAGGTCTCCAGGAAATGCTGGAAATGAGATTTACTTAACACACTAGCACCCCACCTCTCCAATTTATGACACTAAAAATCTGTCCACATGCCAGGCCAGAGAAAACAAAGGCTACGCCTGGAGCCTCAGCCCCTCCTCCCAGAGGAAGGCCACTAATGAATACTCCCGGCTTCTGGTTGGGGGTGGGTGCATTTCCAGTCCCTCCTGAGCTAGCCTGGACCAGGAGAGATGATTGACGACCCCTGGGGCTGTTCTACTCTgctcacatttttaaagtattcaatTTCAGGAAACTGCCTTTTTGACATATGATACAGCTTCACTTTGCTTTATTAGGTCAGTCCCAATGGCCCCTAAGCCCCCATCTCAATTAGGAAAGAACCATTTTGTCTGCAGGCAAAGGTGGCCTTCCAGCAGACCCACCACCACCCTTCAGTTCAGACACATGCTGAAGCTTCTGGGCCTGGGATGCCCCTGCGTTGAGAAGTGGGCAATGCCCACTAGAAGAAGTTTGAGGATCCAGAGTATCCCACTGCACGGCTTTGTGGCCACAGCTCTCCCAAATTGCATGCAGCAAGGGACTTGGCCTGCTCTGTGCTTCAGCTCACAGGTGGCTGAGATGTTGTCCTGAGCTTCCTGTGACTGCACCCCTAAACCTTCCCCTAAATCTCAATAATGCAGGTGATGGTGACTTACTTAAAGGGATATCCTCAGAGACGCtctattttaaaacctttttggaAATGTTTATAGTTGAACTGTTTTTATTAACACAGTCTCTGAAATGTGCTTCTCATTCTTTCACGGCTTGACTGGGTCATTGATGGGCAGATGTCTTTCATTTGGGTACAGAAGGAAATGAGCTTTAAGTAAGCAGTAAGGTTTATGAGATGTTCTTTGTTGTATGTTCACAAGTTACTTATGTGTGGAGAGTGCACAACATTGTTATTAAATAGCAGGTGTATGCCCTTATCCTACCCAAACAATGTGCCAGAATCCACGACCAGCCAGCCAGAGGCTGTGGGATGCAAAGCTGGCTGCACACCAGCCCCATGCAGACTGCAGGTGGGATTTCTTTGGCCTATGAGGTGTCTTAGGCAAAGTCAAATTCACTGCCACTTTTCAAAGTTAGCTGCATTCATATAAACATCTGGATTTCTAGCTTCTCTTGGAAAATGGGTAGATTTGGCCATGATGTGCCTAGAGTCCCCTCCCCACCTTGGTAACCTTCAGCAGGGGTCGGGGGCAATGGGATCCCGCATTGGGCACTGCTCTCCCATTCACCTCAATCCCCACCAAACCCCAGCTGAGGACACCTGGCTGCTTTGTTCATTTACATCACCTTCCTGTCACCTGTAGACCTTTGCGCTTACAATCAAGAAACAGAAGTTTGAAGCACAAAATAAAGGGGCCAAGTTCCTAAAGATGAAGCCAAAAAGGTTAAGCATCATTTGTGTCTCAGTTTGAGCAGGACAGTGTCCTATGTCAGCACAGGGCTCTTGGAGCACTCTGGGCTGGCCGGTTTCCAAAAGATTTCATGTTACCCTCACTATTCCGCCTCGTCCAGCCCCTTCTCGGGCCAGAACAAGTCTCTTCAGGGGTCCTCTGTTGGGTTTTCTTTGGTCCAAAAAAGCTCTTGAATGATAGGGGGCAGCAGCAACTCAGTGACAATACTACATTAACTCAAAAGGAAGCCAAGTTTTCATGCAGGCCACATAAAAGCTATTACTTAAAACCCAGCAGGTGCATCTCAGATGCCTTCCAGCATGTGAAGGACACCATTGCATTGGCTCTCACCATCACCATGCCCTCTTCCTTACCCAGGGTGAAGCGTGGATCTGCTCATGGGGAGGCTTCAGATGACAACTGAGACAAGAAACAGgaagctgagaaaggaggacaCCTCCCACCCACACACCTAGCAAAAGCTGGACATTTCTGGTCAGTCATCCTTATGCAAAGACTTTCTGGAAGGAGCAGTTATTCTTGGGTGAGCACTTATGTAGCATGAAAGAGGTTAACATTAGCCCAGGAAAATCCTTCAAAGTAATTGAGGGGGAAGGATACATTATTTATGCATTTGTTCCCTTCTCCATTGACAGTAAGAAATGATTCATGGCACCTGTCACAGTCCTAGGTAGTGACAGACACCAGCCTGCACTGTAGCTGAAAACCCCTGAGAAGCCACAGATGTGCAGTCTTCCCAGCTTGACTACATGCCCAAGTCTTCTGAACCTTAGTTTCCCAACCTAGGAAATAAAAATTGTGCCCTTTACCCCTCATGAACCTTACTGGGGTCTTATAAGATTGTTCCTGGTTGCCATTTGGCCCACAGATGGGTTTAGTTTGGTGGACAGTGTCCCGAAAGACTTACAAATTCAGATCTGACTTGTTCATTTGTGTAGGGGAGAGTTGGTGGCACACATCCTCTCTGTCACTGTAAGTAAGTATGTTCCAAATGTCATATTAGGCCCGCTGGCACGTGTACGCCCTGTCTGGCATTTGCCTGGTCCCTGAAGGCATTTGGGTTGGCAGTAAACTTTCTTTTCTAACAGATTTCTGGAAATGTTTACATGTAGCATATAATAGAATAATAGAACCGCAGAACTTCCACAGTAAAGTCTTCCTTCTTTTATGTTCCAAAAGCTAAAAGGTACTAACAACCTCCAAAAGACACTATGACATTGGAGTTTAAACTTTGTGGAGCAGGACTCAAAGCTGGGCTTAGCTGCTTGCTAACTTTGACCTTGAGCAAAGAGTTAgcagatgatttaaagtgtaaGGTAAAAAGAATTCACGCTTGTTAGCCCATTAAATACCCATTAATTAAGCTCTCCAAAAACgtcattcaaaaatatatatgacaatcaaatatttattgcaatatTTCCTAAAATAGTGACAAATTAGAAAGCATTATAGGGGTCTAGTGTTAAATCATGGTGTAACCAGAAAGGAAAcattatgcaaccata from Pongo abelii isolate AG06213 chromosome 13, NHGRI_mPonAbe1-v2.0_pri, whole genome shotgun sequence includes these protein-coding regions:
- the GADD45G gene encoding growth arrest and DNA damage-inducible protein GADD45 gamma, with amino-acid sequence MTLEEVRGQDTVPESTARMQGAGKALHELLLSAQRQGCLTAGVYESAKVLNVDPDNVTFCVLAADEEDEGDIALQIHFTLIQAFCCENDIDIVRVGDVQRLAAIVGAGEEAGAPGDLHCILISNPNEDAWKDPALEKLSLFCEESRSVNDWVPSITLPE